CTTCGAGGACTGATCTCCCCGGCCATGCTGGCGGCGGACCAGCTTTCTCTCAGCACGGATCAGGCTACTCGCACCAGAGCTGAACAGATTCTTGCCGCTCTGGATCGTTTGGCGGAACGCCTGAAAACTGCGAAGACCTGATCACCGGGACTGTTCAGGTCTCTGGATAAGTTCGATCTTGTAACCGTCCGGATCTTCCACGAAAGCGATCACTGATGTGCCGAACTTAACCGGCCCGGCTTCACGTGTGATCTTCCCGCCACCCGCCCTGATCTGCTCAACAGCCGCGGCAACATCAGGAACACCAATGGCGAGATGACCGAAGCCGGTGCCAATGTCGTATCCGGCATCTTCACCCCAGTTATAGGTCAGCTCCACTTCGGCCTGGCCTTCCGCATTGCTTGCGAAACCAATGAACACCAGAGTGTATTTGCCCTCAGGAACATCTCGTCTGCGGAGTTCGTGCATCCCCAGAAGTTTGTAAAACGCCAGACTCGCATCAAGATTTTTCGTGCGGATCATGGTGTGAAGATAGGTGCTCATGGTCACTGCTCCTGACTGAAAAATACGTCGTCCTGAGATAGCTCATCCTGAAAACAAACACCTCACCGCAGAGCAAAAAATCTGGCTATCCGGATTTTCTCAAGCCCCAGATAAAGAGCGTAAGACCCAGCAACACCAATAACCGTGCCACAAGCGAGTGTGAGGGAAACTGAATTTACATGCATCTGGTGCAGGATGCGGGGAACCAGAGCCAGCACGAGAATATGCAGTAAATAGATAGCGAGAGAGGCCCGCCCCAACCGCTCCAGAACGGATGCAACACAAGATAATGCGTGCACCATCACAAAAACACGACTCAGGGATGCCAGACCGAAAATCCCCAGAAAGCCAACCGGCAACATGATAAACTGGACAGGCCGACCCACATGCGCCTCAAACATCAAACAGGCGAGCAAGCCATAAACCACCAGACTGCACGCACTCCATAGACCCGCTTTTCTGATGACCGGAAGAGCCGGAAAACCTCGCTCCGCCATTAGAAATCCAATGTAAAAGAAGGGAGCCTGGACAATAATATCCATGACGATCTGCGGCAGCGCATCAGACGGAGTAAAAAGCACTACAGCATCAGCCACAAGGCTGCTCATCAGAATGATGGCAGGATGCGCCCGCAACAAAACTGCGCCGATCTGCATGAAAAATAATGCATAAAGAAACCAGAGAACGCCGATAGGACGCCACCCGATCATCAAAAGCTGGTTCCATGCCACCATATGATGAACATGCGTCAATGACGACATCGCGTGTCCAACGACACAATAAATGATGGACCACAAGCAGTATGGCCAGATTATATTCACCACCCGACTTTTGATAAATGCATCTGAAGGCTCTCTGCTTATAGAAATAAACGCAAAATATCCTGACAGAAAAAAGAATGTCGGCATATGTACAGAATAAATAACAAAATCCAGAATTTGCAAATTTATGGAGGGAATGACCATCCCCTCCATCTGACCTCTATTGGCATGGCCAAGGACAACCAGAATAATGGCTATTCCACGAACAATATCAACCGAGACATCTCGCTTTGAATATAATGAAAACATTCCGGCATGATTTTGTGCCAAATTCCATACGACTTTCGATGCAACCGTATCATGGGATACATATTACGTTTGTCCCTATGGAAAATGCATCAATAATTATATTGATAACAACAGAAAGCATGAAATCTTGAAAAAATACGCCCGCGTAATGCCTGCTACCACTGTTATACAAGCCTGCTGATACAGCTTCAGAGACCAAACAGAAAAAGTCCGGCGGCATCGGCCGCCTCTATGCAGGCAGCCGGGTCAGTCAGCAATGTCGCACCAGCTTCAAACGCAATGCCAACCAGACCGGCATGCGCCGCTTCCTCAATCGTTCTGGGGCCAATAGTGGGCATATCGGCGCGACGTTCCTGATCGGGCTTGCACAGCTTTATCAGCACGCCACCCTCACCCGGCTGGCGGTACTGACCTGCGCGTTTCAGCATGGCGTCAGTACCTTCCATGGCTTCAACTGCCAGCACCACACCACTCTGAACCACACATCCCTGCCCGATATCGAGCTTTCCCAGTTCCCTGACAACTTCGACACCGCGTTCGATGTCAGAACGCGCCATAGCATCCGGCTCACAGCGCCCAAGAGAACCTTTCCGGCCCAATGACTTCGACAGGAACTCATGAGCCCCTCTGACGGTGAACCCTTCTTCACCCAGAATTCTGACCAGAGCGCCAAGCAAGCCGTCATCACCCGCAAAAAGCGCGCGACCCAGACGGGCGAGAATACGCGCACCCTCGGCATCGGGACGAAGATCCCGGAAGGATGGCCTGCGGACAGGACCGATCAGAACGATATCGCCACAGCCATGCCTGCGAAGTTCGGCAAGAATTGCGCCAGCGGCGGCGAGACGCACATAAGCGTGCGGCCATGGTCCAACGACCGCTGGCTCGGCAAAGTCCTGAAACGCGACGATGAAGACATCCCGGCCCTGCGCGACGACGGAGGCCGCCACCTGTCCCGGCAACGGGCCGCCCCCCGCAAGAATGCCAACGCAACGTCCTGATGCGTCAGACAAACTCACAACCTGCTGCCTTAACCGGCTTCGGTTTCACTTGTGGAAAAATCGGTCGTTGCAATGCGCACAAGACCACGGCGGGTCGGCGCGTCGATAAACGCGAGAATTTCAGAGATACGCGGATCATCCGAAAACTGCGACCTGACCTGTTCGAGGCGTGTCGCAAAAACGTCACCCTGACCGTCACGTGGGTATAAAAGCCGGAAAGCCTGACGCATCCGATGGCGCTCTTCCAGCTTGACCCCATGTCGACGCAGCCAGATCCAGTGCAGTCCCACCAGACGCGCCCGGTTTCCCAGCACACTGCCATAGGGAATCACGTCCGCCTCAACGCCTGCAACGCCGCCAACCAGCGCCGCCCGACCAATCCGGACAAACTGGTGAATCGCTGCGGAACCCATCACGCGTGCATCATCCGCGATGAACACATGACCGCCCATGACCACGTTATTGACGATGATCACGCGGTCACCCAGCGTGCAGTCATGGGCCACGTGCGCATTGGCCATGATCAGGCAGTCCGAGCCGACACGGGTGATACCGCTGCCCGTGGCCGTGCCGCGGTGAATCGTGACATGTTCACGAACGACGGTGCGCGCACCGATCTCGCAACGCGTCGGCTCGCCGTTATATTTCAGATCCTGAGGCGCGAGGCCCACAGTCGTGAACGGGTAATAGCGTGAATTTTCACCGAGACGCGTATGGCCATCGACCACAACGTTGGCCACCATTTCCACACCATCACCAACTTCGACATCGGGACCGACTGAGCACCATGGGCCAATCCGCACGCCTTTGCCCAGCTTTGCTTCTGGCGACACGATCGCTGTGGGGTGGATGCCTTCGGGAAACGACTCAAGGCCCCCTGAGAGGCCTGTTTCCTTAATTTTCATCGCTTCAGCCAGAGCCGCCTCCTTTGCCGCCATTTCCCGTATCCACGTCAATTACGGCAATTCGTGGACCGGCAGAATCAATATCAGGACCGCCTGCCTTCAGACAGAAATCAAACATCCTGTATCAATTCACTGCTATTCCATGATCATGGCGCTGAATGTGGCTTCCGCGACCGACACACCGTCCACACGCGCCACGCCTTTAAACTTCCAGACGTTCGCACGCTGGCGTTCTTTTTCGACATGAATACGAAGCTGATCACCCGGCCCAACGGGACGACGGAATTTCGCATTCTCGATGGTCATGAAATAGACCAGCTTGCCCTCGAACGCCGCACCAAGCGTCAGCACCACGAGAGTGGCAGCGGTCTGGGCCATTGCTTCGACAATCAGGACGCCCGGCATAACGGGACGGGCAGGAAAGTGCCCCTGAAAAAAGGGTTCGTTGACGGAAACATTCTTTACGCCAACAGCAGAAGCGCCCAGCTCGACATCGACCATGCGGTCAATCAGCAGGAATGGATAGCGATGAGGAATCGCTTCCATAATCCGCATGATGTCCACGGCATCAATATGGGTCGACTCCGTTGCGGGAGCCTGCGTTTCAGGTTTCTGATCCACGTCTCTCAAACCATTCCCAACGCGCACTTTGCGCGAATTCCAGTCACTCTTCCCCGCTACCGGGTTTCTTGGACAGCTTTCTCAGCGTCGCCACATTACGGAAAAACTCCCGGAAAGGCATCGCTGGACTGCCTATGACATCCGCGCCAGCCTCAACATCCGACATGACGCCACACTGCGCGCCAATACGGGCTTTCGTGCCGATCTTGATATGACCGATCAGGCCAGCCTGTGCCGCCACCGTCACGAAATCACCCAGTTCCGTCGAACCGGAAATACCAGCCTGTGAAACCACAATGCAGCATTTGCCAAGGCGTGTGTTGTGGCCAATCTGAACAAGATTGTCGAGACGGGACCCGGCGCCAATCACGGTATCCTGCACGGAACCGCGGTCGATCGTCGAGTTGGCGCCGACCTCCACATCATGCTCGAGCACAACATGCCCAAGCTGTGGCACACTTTCAAAACCGGCGGGACCAACGGCGAAACCAAAACCGTCCTGCCCGATCCGAACTCCGGGAAACAGCGTCACTCTGTCCCCAAGCGTCGCATGCGACACGACAACCTGCGGACCGATCCGGCAATCCCTGCCAATAGTGACCCCGTCCCCGATAACGGTATGGGAGCCGATAATGCTCCCCTCGCCGACTTTCACACCATTCCCGATCACAGCGAATGGCCCGACTTCACAGGAGGACGGCACCACGGCGCCCTCACCGATCACGGCAGTTGCGTGCAGACCAGGTCTGGCCGGTGGAGCCGGATGGAACATCCGGGCGACACGTGACCAGGCGAGATAAGGAGTGGAAGAAACAATCGTCGCACTGGTTGGCGGAACCCGCTTTGCAAAAGCCGGCGCCACAATGATCATACCGGCGTGAGTGCCATCGAGCAGCGACGCATAACGCCGGTTATCAAGAAAACTGACTTCAGCAGGACTTGCCGACTGGAGGGGACCGATTCCGATATAACGCCGCCCTGCCTCCGCACCTTCGCGAGGCGGAATGAACTCCCCCCCAGCCGCTTCCGCAAGCTCTTCACCGGAAAACGGACCGCTGCGGGTGAAGAAGCGGGCATCCGCCACTCCCCCCACCTTTGGATTGTCCAGCGCCGTTTCAGGAGTACCCACCATTATGTCAGACCATTCCCTGCCCGCTCACTTCTGTGCCGGAGCAGCAGGAGAAGCCGCCTGACTGGTCGTCGGCGCAGGACCTGACGGCGGAGACTCTGTCGTCGGCATAGTGCCTGATTTCGCCAGAACTTCCGGATCCTCGTTTGCTGCCGGGATGTAGACTTTCGGCAGAACCACGTTCAACTGCTTGGCGACCTCGTTGGTGATGTCCTGCCCGTCGACATGCAGGGCGACCTGCTCGCTGTGCAGGACGATGTTCATCCCATGGCTGCCTGCCACCTGCTGAATCACCTGCACAAGTTCGCGCTCAATCTGTCCGAGAGCCACCTGAGCGGCCTCCTGAATGACACGATTGCGATCGCGGAACTGATGCTGGGCGCGCATCACCTTGGATTGCAGGGCCCGCTCCTGAGACTGAATCTGATCAGCGGTCATGCTCTTGGCGTTGCTCTGGAGCTTCTGCTGCTCCTCACGCCAGCCAGCCTGCGCATGCTGCGCATCACGCGCCAGTTCATCACGGCGGCCGCCAAGCTCACGCTCGACCTGCTGCCCGGCCAGAGACTGACGCATGACGTCAGCAACGCTGATCATGCCGATAACAGCCGTCGGTGGAGGAGCGGCCTTCGGCAGCACAGCTGCAGGAGGAATGGCTGGCTGCGGCAGAACCGGAGGTGGCCGGGACGAGTTTTCAGCTTCCTCTCCACCTGCACTGCCGTCGTCCTCAAGCTGAGGCGCAGGACGACTGGCATGTGACGGAGCGCGAGACGGAGGAGGCGCAACAGGATGCGCCGCTTTCGGGACAAACCAGCCACCACCACCGGCTGTCTGCGCGAAAGCATCGCCGGAAATCATTCCGCCGGCGGCAAGCAACATCGTAGAGGCCAGAACGGCGGCCCGTGAGAAACGAATCATCATCACCTCAGAATTGCTGGCCGAAGCCAAAGCGCAGAAGCTGCGTACGGTCATTATAGCTGCGCTTGATCGGTATACCGCAATCGATATTCAGCAGACCAAACGGACTTTTCCATGAGATACCAGCACCGGCGCTGATACGTGGAGTCAAAGTGTCACCACTTACACCCTGGTAAAGAATTTCACCCTTGGAATTGGGAATGCCATCCTTGATCGGATTGGTCAGACGACGACGGACGCGCAGTCCGGCCAGACTGCCAGTATCAATGAAGGCGCGCCCACGAAGCCCCATGGAAGACGCATAAGGGATCGGGAAATGAACAGTCATTGATCCCGTATAGATAAAACGGCCACCGAGCATATCTTCACCGGCGCGGTTCTGCCCGTTTGGTCCAAGGATCTGATAGCCCTGACCAATAGCACGAGGCCCGACACCACCATCCCAGAAGCCACGAAGATTGTTACCACCGAGGTAGAAGTTATCGATAATCCAGTCCTTGCCATGCCCCCAATCGGTCATGAAGCCGGTACCCGCCTTGAATTCGACGGTCCAGTCATGATTCCCCATGAGGTCGTCAAGCGGCAGATAATAAGCAGCATCGAACTTGCCGCGAAGATAACGGGCGTCACCGCCCAGACCGGCGACATCACCCCCCAGACGCAGG
The Acetobacter aceti genome window above contains:
- the fabZ gene encoding 3-hydroxyacyl-ACP dehydratase FabZ — encoded protein: MDQKPETQAPATESTHIDAVDIMRIMEAIPHRYPFLLIDRMVDVELGASAVGVKNVSVNEPFFQGHFPARPVMPGVLIVEAMAQTAATLVVLTLGAAFEGKLVYFMTIENAKFRRPVGPGDQLRIHVEKERQRANVWKFKGVARVDGVSVAEATFSAMIME
- the lpxD gene encoding UDP-3-O-(3-hydroxymyristoyl)glucosamine N-acyltransferase — encoded protein: MVGTPETALDNPKVGGVADARFFTRSGPFSGEELAEAAGGEFIPPREGAEAGRRYIGIGPLQSASPAEVSFLDNRRYASLLDGTHAGMIIVAPAFAKRVPPTSATIVSSTPYLAWSRVARMFHPAPPARPGLHATAVIGEGAVVPSSCEVGPFAVIGNGVKVGEGSIIGSHTVIGDGVTIGRDCRIGPQVVVSHATLGDRVTLFPGVRIGQDGFGFAVGPAGFESVPQLGHVVLEHDVEVGANSTIDRGSVQDTVIGAGSRLDNLVQIGHNTRLGKCCIVVSQAGISGSTELGDFVTVAAQAGLIGHIKIGTKARIGAQCGVMSDVEAGADVIGSPAMPFREFFRNVATLRKLSKKPGSGEE
- a CDS encoding acyltransferase family protein, encoding MAQNHAGMFSLYSKRDVSVDIVRGIAIILVVLGHANRGQMEGMVIPSINLQILDFVIYSVHMPTFFFLSGYFAFISISREPSDAFIKSRVVNIIWPYCLWSIIYCVVGHAMSSLTHVHHMVAWNQLLMIGWRPIGVLWFLYALFFMQIGAVLLRAHPAIILMSSLVADAVVLFTPSDALPQIVMDIIVQAPFFYIGFLMAERGFPALPVIRKAGLWSACSLVVYGLLACLMFEAHVGRPVQFIMLPVGFLGIFGLASLSRVFVMVHALSCVASVLERLGRASLAIYLLHILVLALVPRILHQMHVNSVSLTLACGTVIGVAGSYALYLGLEKIRIARFFALR
- the gloA gene encoding lactoylglutathione lyase, coding for MSTYLHTMIRTKNLDASLAFYKLLGMHELRRRDVPEGKYTLVFIGFASNAEGQAEVELTYNWGEDAGYDIGTGFGHLAIGVPDVAAAVEQIRAGGGKITREAGPVKFGTSVIAFVEDPDGYKIELIQRPEQSR
- a CDS encoding LpxI family protein, encoding MSLSDASGRCVGILAGGGPLPGQVAASVVAQGRDVFIVAFQDFAEPAVVGPWPHAYVRLAAAGAILAELRRHGCGDIVLIGPVRRPSFRDLRPDAEGARILARLGRALFAGDDGLLGALVRILGEEGFTVRGAHEFLSKSLGRKGSLGRCEPDAMARSDIERGVEVVRELGKLDIGQGCVVQSGVVLAVEAMEGTDAMLKRAGQYRQPGEGGVLIKLCKPDQERRADMPTIGPRTIEEAAHAGLVGIAFEAGATLLTDPAACIEAADAAGLFLFGL
- a CDS encoding OmpH family outer membrane protein, whose product is MIRFSRAAVLASTMLLAAGGMISGDAFAQTAGGGGWFVPKAAHPVAPPPSRAPSHASRPAPQLEDDGSAGGEEAENSSRPPPVLPQPAIPPAAVLPKAAPPPTAVIGMISVADVMRQSLAGQQVERELGGRRDELARDAQHAQAGWREEQQKLQSNAKSMTADQIQSQERALQSKVMRAQHQFRDRNRVIQEAAQVALGQIERELVQVIQQVAGSHGMNIVLHSEQVALHVDGQDITNEVAKQLNVVLPKVYIPAANEDPEVLAKSGTMPTTESPPSGPAPTTSQAASPAAPAQK
- the lpxA gene encoding acyl-ACP--UDP-N-acetylglucosamine O-acyltransferase gives rise to the protein MKIKETGLSGGLESFPEGIHPTAIVSPEAKLGKGVRIGPWCSVGPDVEVGDGVEMVANVVVDGHTRLGENSRYYPFTTVGLAPQDLKYNGEPTRCEIGARTVVREHVTIHRGTATGSGITRVGSDCLIMANAHVAHDCTLGDRVIIVNNVVMGGHVFIADDARVMGSAAIHQFVRIGRAALVGGVAGVEADVIPYGSVLGNRARLVGLHWIWLRRHGVKLEERHRMRQAFRLLYPRDGQGDVFATRLEQVRSQFSDDPRISEILAFIDAPTRRGLVRIATTDFSTSETEAG